In one window of Gadus chalcogrammus isolate NIFS_2021 chromosome 12, NIFS_Gcha_1.0, whole genome shotgun sequence DNA:
- the LOC130393143 gene encoding retinoic acid-induced protein 2-like, whose product MANPQPDGGRAGEETAGKVEDADSWEVSPSGPTKGGAPPTLVETPPSPAASASQGGVALKVGGPGVLQPYCLGEGPLMLPIHLQMAGGAGAPLGPMGASPCFLTGGGALSLPLVLDQQLLQHLGSGLLPQGLLPQGLPLQSNMLIQNASLSFGPPPPPPLDQKPSGGGHFQDANVLALLQNPAFAALLQDLFSSQTGSSSFQGGPGTAPPDSFANATFFAPPPPGSHPYSSPLAPLVPPATLLVPYPVVIPLPVPLPIPLPIPVPVPPAEDSKGSVPRAVCTVSRGTQTAAAAAPPSPSLPAAAAGPPPLAPSSPPPADGEALDLSVRTCPLQPKLEPPCLQDDVLDLSVPRAAVALSCVAHRATHDSATAALALGVLRPVECSGGVGSTLLRGLTASLEFSRKHKWLVEGGAGGAGATGKLELVGTSQTAKVIVSVKDAIPAILCGKLKGLSGVSTKNFSIKRDGAQAAGGGAALQQLCGGAAARGQGEPPDSGNPHRKLAKSRAVKLKKVSAQEIHLVPIKKQRLAAYLPRK is encoded by the coding sequence ATGGCGAACCCCCAGCCCGACGGCGGCCGCGCGGGAGAGGAGACGGCCGGGAAGGTGGAGGACGCCGACTCCTGGGAGGTGTCCCCCAGCGGGCCGACCAAGGGGGGagccccgcccaccctggtggagacccctccctcccccgccgcctCGGCCAGCCAGGGGGGCGTAGCCCTCAAGGTGGGGGGCCCCGGCGTGCTGCAGCCCTACTGCCTGGGCGAGGGGCCCCTCATGCTGCCCATCCACCTGCAGAtggccgggggggccggcgcCCCGCTGGGCCCGATGGGGGCGTCGCCCTGCTTCCTGACGGGCGGGGGGGCGCTCTCGCTGCCCCTGGTCCTGGACCAGCAGCTGCTCCAGCACCTGGGCTCCGGTCTGCTGCCCCAGGGCCTCCTGCCCCAGGGCCTCCCGCTGCAGAGCAACATGCTGATCCAGAACGCCTCGCTCTCCTtcggcccgccgccgccgccgccactcgACCAGAAGCCCTCGGGGGGGGGCCACTTCCAGGACGCCAACGTGCTCGCCCTGCTCCAGAACCCGGCCTTCGCCGCCCTCCTGCAGGACCTCTTCTCGTCCCAGACCGGCTCCTCCTCGTTCCAGGGGGGCCCCGGCACGGCGCCGCCGGACTCCTTCGCCAACGCCACCTtcttcgctcctcctcctccggggtcGCACCCCTACAGCTCGCCGCTGGCCCCTCTGGTGCCCCCCGCCACGCTGCTGGTCCCGTACCCGGTGGTCATCCCCCTGCCGGTGCCCCTGCCCATCCCGCTGCCCATCCCCGTCCCCGTGCCCCCGGCCGAGGACTCCAAGGGCAGCGTGCCCCGAGCCGTCTGCACCGTGAGCCGGGGCACGcagaccgccgccgccgccgcccccccctcgccgtcgctccccgccgccgccgccggaccGCCGCCTCTCGCCCCGTCCTCGCCGCCCCCTGCCGACGGGGAGGCCCTTGACCTGTCGGTGCGGACCTGCCCCCTGCAGCCCAAGCTGGAGCCCCCCTGTCTGCAGGACGACGTGCTGGACCTGTCGGTGCCCAGGGCGGCGGTCGCGCTGTCGTGCGTCGCCCACAGGGCGACGCACGACAGCGCGACCGCCGCCCTGGCGCTGGGCGTCCTGCGGCCGGTGGAGTGCTCCGGGGGCGTGGGCTCCACGCTGCTGCGCGGCCTGACGGCGTCGCTCGAGTTCAGCCGCAAACACAAGTGGCTGGTggagggcggggcggggggggcgggcgccACGGGCAAGCTGGAGCTGGTCGGCACCTCGCAGACCGCCAAGGTCATCGTGTCGGTGAAGGACGCCATCCCCGCCATCCTCTGCGGGAAGCTGAAGGGTCTGTCGGGGGTGTCCACCAAGAACTTCTCCATCAAGCGGGACGGCGCCCaggcggcggggggcggggccgccctgcagcagctgtgcgggggggcggcggcccgCGGCCAGGGGGAGCCGCCCGACTCGGGGAACCCCCACCGGAAGCTGGCCAAGAGCAGGGCCGTCAAGCTGAAGAAGGTCAGCGCCCAGGAGATCCACCTCGTCCCCATCAAGAAGCAGCGCCTCGCCGCGTACCTCCCCAGGAAgtga